One region of Candidatus Margulisiibacteriota bacterium genomic DNA includes:
- the aroF gene encoding 3-deoxy-7-phosphoheptulonate synthase, protein MIIIMNKDATEEQVNAVAEKLKNKGFGIHLSKGIERTVIGAIGDKATIQLETLQLLPGVSEIVPIRKPYKLVSREFQAEDTIVKIGDKLKIGAGEKIAIMAGPCSVEGKEAIMEVAEAVKQGGGTILRGGAFKPRTSPYSFQGMGEEGLKLLAEARKKTGLPVVTEALDTRDVELVARYADIVQIGARNMQNFSLLKEVGKAGKPVLLKRGAGSTIEELLMSAEYVMSEGNRQVMLCERGIRTLETYTRNTLDLAAVPVIKKLSHLPVVVDPSHGTGKRDLVGPMAKAAIAAGADGLIIEVHPHPNEALSDGPQSLTPEMFNALMPELRAVAQAVNRIL, encoded by the coding sequence ATGATCATTATAATGAATAAAGATGCGACTGAGGAACAGGTCAACGCGGTCGCGGAAAAACTCAAGAACAAAGGCTTTGGGATCCATCTATCCAAGGGGATCGAGCGGACGGTTATTGGGGCGATCGGTGATAAAGCGACCATTCAACTGGAGACTCTCCAGCTGTTGCCGGGAGTGTCCGAGATCGTCCCGATCCGCAAACCGTACAAGCTGGTCAGCCGGGAGTTTCAGGCGGAGGATACGATCGTAAAGATCGGTGACAAATTAAAGATCGGTGCCGGGGAAAAGATCGCGATCATGGCCGGGCCATGTTCGGTTGAAGGGAAAGAAGCGATCATGGAAGTGGCCGAAGCGGTCAAGCAGGGGGGAGGGACCATTTTGCGCGGAGGCGCTTTTAAGCCGCGAACCTCTCCATACAGTTTCCAGGGAATGGGGGAAGAGGGATTGAAGCTGCTGGCGGAAGCCAGGAAGAAGACCGGGCTGCCAGTTGTGACCGAAGCCCTTGATACCAGAGATGTTGAGCTGGTGGCCCGTTATGCCGATATTGTCCAGATCGGGGCGCGTAATATGCAAAACTTTAGTTTGCTCAAAGAAGTCGGAAAAGCGGGAAAACCGGTCTTGCTGAAACGGGGGGCCGGCTCAACCATTGAAGAACTGCTGATGTCGGCTGAATACGTCATGTCCGAAGGGAACCGTCAGGTAATGCTGTGTGAAAGAGGGATCCGGACCCTGGAAACTTACACCAGAAACACCCTTGACCTGGCAGCTGTTCCAGTTATTAAAAAGCTAAGCCATTTGCCGGTGGTCGTTGACCCGAGCCACGGGACCGGTAAGCGTGATCTGGTCGGGCCGATGGCTAAAGCGGCGATCGCCGCCGGCGCCGATGGGTTGATCATTGAGGTCCACCCCCATCCGAACGAAGCCTTGTCTGACGGGCCGCAGTCCCTCACCCCTGAAATGTTCAACGCTCTGATGCCGGAATTGAGGGCGGTAGCGCAAGCGGTTAACCGGATTTTATAG
- the aroH gene encoding chorismate mutase has product MAVRGIRGATTVENNSREEILTATKELLRELVAANSLKIEEIASILFTLTSDLNAEFPAVAAREIGWQDTPLICAKEIEVPGSLPKCVRVLMQVNSSKEQKEIKHVYLKKAGNLRR; this is encoded by the coding sequence ATGGCTGTACGAGGCATCCGCGGCGCGACGACGGTGGAGAACAATTCCCGGGAAGAGATCTTAACGGCGACCAAAGAATTGCTTAGAGAATTAGTTGCCGCCAACTCCCTGAAGATCGAAGAGATCGCTTCGATCCTTTTTACTCTGACATCCGATCTGAACGCGGAATTCCCCGCGGTCGCGGCCCGGGAGATCGGCTGGCAGGATACTCCGCTGATCTGCGCCAAAGAGATCGAGGTCCCCGGAAGTCTTCCTAAATGTGTCCGGGTCCTGATGCAGGTGAACTCCTCTAAAGAGCAGAAAGAGATCAAGCATGTCTACCTAAAGAAAGCGGGTAACCTCAGGAGGTAA
- a CDS encoding tetratricopeptide repeat protein: protein MTNKRQNKPRFILMLGVLVLLIGFSYFPSLGNQFVDWDDDVMIYNNQTIASFSLDNARQWFASSHYGMYHPLVQASYAIEYQLFGLNPFVFHLDNLLLHIGNSLLVFIFLLLLAGSWPLAFTAALLWGVHPVHVESVAWATERKDVLFAFFYLAALICYLRYLQGRGGGLFKVLLAFLLALLAKPMALSLPFVLLLIDFYRGRKPVVKLLKEKTLFFLLALIFGLVSLWAKQSTGGLVVPEPPFSYANIFVASYRVIFYYLPRTILPFGFNQLYPLGSYVVESLVPLPPVFLAAPALFLLFFGLFFYFGRKQREVVFGLLFFLLTIAPVILLMVPGIFADRYAYLPSLGIYFIVGWGGVLLFEQYKERRTPLIIGGVILVVFLGGLTWQRCQVWRDTISLYDEVCLWYPTVPAAFQHRAQTNIDRREFGKALDDLNHAIKLNPKFTAAYNSRGNLYFYTGKTDLALADFMAAVRIAPRDATSHNNLGYLLTQMEQYPGALRHLNEALRLDPRSAEAFHNRGNYWLAIRDYRPAINDYTAALKLKPTLALTYFNRSVARYNLGEYRLAYEDALAAQRLGFRLNPNDLRLLLEKT from the coding sequence ATGACAAATAAGCGGCAAAACAAGCCTCGTTTTATCCTGATGCTTGGGGTCCTTGTTCTGCTGATCGGTTTTAGTTATTTTCCTTCGCTTGGCAATCAGTTCGTCGATTGGGACGACGATGTCATGATCTACAATAACCAGACGATCGCTTCTTTTTCCCTGGATAATGCCAGGCAATGGTTTGCCTCTTCGCATTACGGCATGTATCATCCGCTGGTCCAGGCATCATACGCGATCGAATATCAACTGTTTGGGTTGAACCCGTTTGTTTTTCATTTAGATAATCTGCTTTTACATATCGGGAACTCTCTGCTGGTCTTTATCTTTCTTCTGTTGCTGGCCGGCAGCTGGCCCCTGGCTTTTACCGCCGCTCTTCTCTGGGGGGTCCATCCGGTCCATGTCGAGTCTGTCGCCTGGGCGACAGAACGAAAAGATGTTTTGTTCGCGTTTTTTTATCTGGCGGCGCTGATCTGCTATCTCCGTTATTTGCAGGGGAGAGGCGGAGGGTTGTTCAAAGTGCTGCTCGCTTTTTTATTGGCCCTTTTAGCCAAGCCGATGGCCCTTTCTTTGCCGTTCGTCCTTTTATTGATCGATTTTTACCGGGGCAGAAAGCCGGTCGTCAAACTGCTCAAGGAAAAAACCCTGTTCTTTCTGCTGGCCTTAATATTTGGCCTGGTTTCATTGTGGGCCAAGCAGTCGACCGGCGGGTTGGTCGTTCCCGAACCGCCTTTTAGCTATGCCAATATATTTGTCGCTTCGTATAGGGTGATATTTTATTATTTGCCGCGGACCATTTTACCCTTTGGTTTTAACCAGCTTTATCCGCTGGGTTCTTACGTGGTTGAAAGCCTGGTCCCGCTTCCCCCGGTGTTTTTGGCCGCGCCGGCCCTTTTCCTGCTCTTTTTTGGCCTGTTTTTTTACTTTGGCCGAAAACAACGTGAAGTTGTTTTTGGTCTCCTCTTTTTTTTGCTGACGATCGCTCCGGTGATCTTACTCATGGTCCCGGGAATATTTGCCGACCGCTATGCGTACCTTCCTTCGCTGGGGATCTATTTTATTGTCGGCTGGGGTGGGGTTTTACTTTTTGAGCAGTACAAAGAGCGGCGAACCCCATTAATTATTGGCGGGGTGATCTTGGTCGTGTTTCTTGGCGGGTTAACCTGGCAGCGCTGCCAGGTCTGGCGCGACACGATCAGTTTGTATGACGAAGTTTGCCTCTGGTATCCAACCGTTCCCGCCGCCTTCCAACACCGGGCGCAAACTAATATTGACAGGCGGGAGTTCGGCAAGGCGCTCGACGACCTTAACCACGCGATCAAATTGAACCCAAAATTCACGGCTGCTTATAATAGCCGGGGAAATCTTTATTTTTATACCGGGAAGACCGACCTGGCCCTGGCCGATTTTATGGCGGCGGTCAGGATCGCTCCCCGGGATGCGACCTCACATAATAACCTTGGATATCTTTTAACTCAAATGGAGCAGTATCCTGGAGCTTTGCGGCATTTGAACGAAGCGCTGCGGCTCGACCCGCGGAGCGCCGAAGCATTCCACAACCGGGGGAATTATTGGCTCGCTATCCGGGATTACCGGCCGGCGATCAACGATTATACCGCGGCGCTCAAGCTCAAGCCAACGCTGGCTTTGACCTATTTCAACCGGAGCGTTGCCCGCTATAACCTGGGAGAGTACCGCCTGGCCTATGAGGATGCGCTCGCGGCCCAGCGCCTGGGTTTCCGCTTAAATCCAAATGATCTTCGTCTGCTACTGGAAAAGACCTGA